One region of Flavobacterium sp. GSB-24 genomic DNA includes:
- a CDS encoding DUF1573 domain-containing protein: MKKIILFAMLAVAGITATNAQTTKKAKAAKVAKVEGAGMLFETETIDYGTIAHNADGKREFVFVNNGTKPLIITNTTGSCGCTVPTTPKEPIAPGAKGVIGVKYATDRVGAFTKTVTVTSNAEGQPTKILTIKGTVLPDPVKS; this comes from the coding sequence ATGAAAAAAATAATTTTATTCGCTATGTTAGCTGTAGCTGGTATTACAGCTACTAATGCACAAACAACTAAAAAAGCTAAAGCTGCTAAAGTTGCAAAAGTTGAAGGAGCAGGAATGCTTTTCGAAACAGAAACTATTGATTACGGAACTATCGCTCACAATGCTGATGGTAAACGTGAGTTTGTTTTTGTAAACAACGGAACTAAACCATTAATCATTACTAACACTACAGGATCTTGCGGATGTACTGTTCCAACTACTCCAAAAGAACCAATTGCTCCAGGAGCTAAAGGTGTTATTGGTGTAAAATATGCTACTGACAGAGTTGGTGCTTTTACAAAAACTGTAACTGTTACTTCTAATGCTGAAGGACAACCTACAAAAATCCTTACTATTAAAGGTACTGTTTTACCAGATCCAGTAAAAAGCTAA
- the sppA gene encoding signal peptide peptidase SppA, translating into MKFLGNVLATVIGIFVFIMLFFFGVIFIVTLFGGDDKVSVKSDSVIEFNLKEIKDDYAGKYKDPWVTAFSDKKGIGLTDVINAIEAAKTDDNIKGISILNDESSLGLAQYKDLRNALESFKKSGKFVWAYANTYSQKEYYLTSVANTIYINPVGDLDFKGLSSEVMFFKDFQEKSGIHMEVIRHGKYKSAVEPFLQNSMSDANREQITALLNSIWATVSADISKSRNIPLPKLNEIANGLLARTPEMAKQQHLVDVIAYEDVYHDAIRKALKVDKDEDYNKISILDYTQNNATTALANNATDQIAIIYAQGEIGSGEGDVNTIGEGSMRRSLQEARKNDDVKAIVLRIDSPGGSALTSDLIWREIEVTKKVKPVVVSMGNYAASGGYYIACNANKIFAENNTITGSIGVFGVLPNFSPLANKLGINSEQVKTHENAANYSPFLPVDEKFKAFTLEGVEKIYNTFVTRVANGRKMSFDQVDAIAQGRVWSGTEALKLGLVDKIGGLNAAIAEAAKIAKIKKYSTQNYPEYEKTFNDLLSTMPFAKSKEAFIKEEIGEENYLLIEQVKKFQKQKGIQALMPYGINIY; encoded by the coding sequence ATGAAGTTTTTAGGAAATGTACTTGCTACCGTAATTGGTATTTTTGTATTTATTATGCTCTTCTTTTTTGGAGTAATTTTTATTGTCACACTTTTTGGCGGAGACGACAAGGTTTCTGTTAAATCTGATTCGGTTATTGAATTTAATTTAAAGGAAATCAAAGATGACTATGCTGGGAAGTATAAAGATCCTTGGGTAACTGCTTTTTCTGATAAAAAAGGTATTGGTTTAACTGATGTGATTAATGCAATCGAAGCGGCTAAAACAGATGATAATATTAAAGGAATCTCTATTTTAAATGACGAATCTTCGTTGGGTCTTGCTCAATACAAAGATTTAAGAAATGCTCTTGAAAGTTTTAAAAAATCAGGAAAATTTGTTTGGGCTTATGCCAATACATATTCGCAGAAAGAATATTATTTAACTTCTGTAGCTAATACAATATATATAAATCCAGTTGGTGATTTAGATTTTAAAGGACTTTCTTCTGAAGTAATGTTCTTCAAAGATTTTCAAGAAAAATCAGGAATTCACATGGAAGTGATCCGTCATGGAAAATATAAAAGTGCTGTTGAACCTTTTTTACAAAATAGTATGAGTGATGCCAACAGAGAACAGATTACTGCGCTTTTAAACTCAATTTGGGCTACTGTTTCTGCCGATATTTCAAAAAGTAGAAATATTCCGCTGCCAAAATTAAATGAAATTGCCAACGGACTTTTAGCAAGAACTCCTGAAATGGCAAAGCAGCAACATTTGGTAGACGTAATTGCTTATGAAGATGTGTATCACGATGCCATTAGAAAAGCATTGAAAGTAGATAAAGATGAAGATTACAATAAAATTTCGATTTTAGATTATACTCAAAATAATGCTACAACTGCCCTAGCTAATAATGCAACTGATCAAATTGCAATTATTTATGCTCAAGGTGAAATTGGAAGCGGCGAAGGAGATGTAAATACTATTGGAGAAGGTTCGATGCGTCGTTCTTTGCAGGAAGCAAGAAAAAATGACGACGTAAAAGCGATCGTTCTTAGAATTGACAGCCCAGGAGGAAGCGCCCTGACTTCTGATTTAATCTGGAGAGAAATTGAGGTTACTAAAAAAGTAAAACCAGTCGTGGTTTCTATGGGGAATTATGCTGCTTCTGGCGGCTATTACATTGCCTGCAACGCCAATAAAATATTTGCAGAAAACAATACAATTACAGGATCAATTGGTGTTTTTGGAGTACTTCCAAACTTCAGTCCTTTGGCTAATAAATTAGGAATCAATTCAGAACAAGTAAAAACTCATGAAAACGCAGCAAATTACAGTCCGTTTTTGCCAGTTGATGAGAAGTTCAAGGCTTTTACCTTAGAAGGAGTCGAAAAAATTTACAACACTTTTGTAACGCGTGTAGCGAACGGACGTAAGATGTCTTTCGATCAAGTTGATGCTATTGCGCAAGGCCGAGTGTGGTCAGGAACAGAAGCTTTAAAATTAGGTTTAGTAGATAAAATTGGAGGATTGAATGCTGCAATTGCCGAAGCTGCTAAGATTGCCAAAATAAAAAAATACAGCACTCAGAATTATCCTGAATACGAAAAGACTTTTAACGATTTACTTTCTACTATGCCTTTTGCTAAATCGAAAGAAGCTTTCATTAAAGAAGAAATTGGAGAAGAAAATTATCTTCTTATCGAACAGGTAAAGAAATTTCAAAAACAAAAAGGAATACAAGCATTAATGCCTTACGGAATCAATATTTATTAA
- a CDS encoding AsmA-like C-terminal region-containing protein, with amino-acid sequence MLKKVLKISAIVIVVFVAALFAIPYFFKDQIKAKIAEAINESVDAKVSFKDADLSLFKNFPNATVGIEKLVIINKAPFEGDTLVSLGELNLKMSIKELFKGKEEPLSIQGISSTNGLVNIIFNKDGVGNFDIALKDKKEDKKSEESKPLSLKIQNYKIENFTFRYIDQGSKIKMVIDSLNHEGTGNFTNSKLDLDTKTTAKVSLDMDKMNYMKNVKLTLDAVLGIDLEKSKYTFKENKALINQLPLEFDGFIQMAENKQIYDLKFKTPTSSFTNFLGLIPSAYASSLDGVKTTGDFTVNGFAKGELTETTVPKFNIEIASNNASFQYPNLPKSVQNIVIDTKIINETGILNDTYVNLDKLSFRIDQDVFNAKANIKNITVNPIVDAALKGTINLANLSKAYPIKMDKPLAGILKADVTTNFDMASVEKSQYQNIKNAGTMSLSGFKYTDENNKSMNISTALVEFNPSKINLKQFNATTGKSDIAINGVLENFYGFMFKKQELRGNFNMSSNQLAVDDFMTSGEPAKTETKTPAKPAEAMKIPAFLNCTLNAKATTVLYDNLKLKDVSGKLLIKDEKATLENFKTSIFGGTIGLNGAVSTKEKVPTFDMNLGFNQVDIAQTFTQLDMMKKIAPIAGIINGKLNSTIKLNGNLDAKELTPDLKSISGDLIGQLLSTTVNAKNSTLLNALSSNVKFIDLNKVNLNDIKAALTFENGRVNVKPFDIKYQDIKATVGGTHGFDQTMNYTIKFDVPAKYLGTEANNLIAKLSPADAAKLDNIPINASLTGNFSNPKISTDMKTAVSSLTTQLVNQQKDKLTQKGTSALTDLINKNTKAKDTTQAAKTEKEQKTQEVTKKASDLLNGLFKKKN; translated from the coding sequence ATGCTAAAGAAAGTTTTAAAAATAAGTGCCATAGTCATTGTGGTATTTGTTGCCGCATTATTTGCCATTCCGTATTTCTTTAAAGATCAAATTAAAGCCAAAATTGCCGAGGCCATTAACGAAAGTGTTGATGCCAAAGTAAGTTTTAAAGATGCTGATTTAAGTTTATTCAAAAATTTCCCAAACGCAACAGTCGGAATTGAGAAACTTGTGATTATTAACAAAGCTCCTTTTGAAGGCGATACATTAGTTTCTTTAGGCGAGTTAAATTTAAAAATGAGTATCAAAGAACTTTTCAAAGGAAAAGAAGAACCGTTAAGCATTCAGGGAATTAGTTCTACAAACGGATTAGTAAATATAATCTTCAATAAAGATGGTGTTGGAAACTTTGATATCGCATTAAAAGATAAAAAAGAAGACAAAAAAAGTGAAGAAAGCAAACCGCTTTCTTTAAAAATTCAAAATTATAAAATCGAGAATTTCACTTTTAGATATATCGATCAAGGTTCAAAAATCAAGATGGTTATTGACAGTTTGAATCATGAAGGAACTGGAAATTTTACCAATTCAAAATTAGATTTGGATACAAAAACTACTGCAAAAGTTTCATTGGACATGGATAAAATGAATTACATGAAAAATGTCAAACTTACTTTAGACGCAGTTCTTGGAATTGATTTAGAAAAAAGCAAATATACTTTTAAAGAGAATAAAGCTTTAATCAATCAATTACCTTTGGAATTTGACGGATTCATTCAAATGGCTGAAAATAAACAGATTTACGATTTGAAATTTAAAACACCTACTTCATCATTTACCAACTTCTTAGGGTTAATCCCTTCAGCTTATGCTTCGAGTTTAGACGGCGTAAAAACTACTGGAGATTTTACCGTAAATGGTTTTGCAAAAGGTGAATTAACAGAAACAACGGTTCCTAAATTTAATATTGAAATCGCATCTAATAATGCTTCTTTCCAATATCCAAACCTTCCAAAATCAGTTCAAAATATTGTAATTGATACTAAAATCATTAACGAAACTGGAATTCTAAACGATACTTATGTGAATTTAGACAAGTTATCTTTCAGAATTGATCAGGATGTTTTTAACGCTAAAGCAAATATTAAAAACATAACCGTAAATCCGATTGTTGATGCGGCTTTAAAGGGAACAATCAATTTGGCGAACCTTTCGAAAGCATATCCAATTAAAATGGATAAACCTTTGGCTGGAATTTTAAAAGCTGACGTTACAACTAATTTTGACATGGCTTCTGTTGAAAAAAGCCAGTATCAAAACATAAAAAATGCTGGAACAATGAGTTTATCTGGATTTAAATATACAGATGAAAACAATAAATCTATGAACATCAGTACGGCATTGGTAGAATTCAATCCGAGCAAAATTAACTTAAAACAGTTTAATGCGACAACTGGAAAAAGTGATATTGCTATCAACGGAGTGTTGGAGAATTTCTACGGTTTTATGTTTAAAAAACAAGAACTTAGAGGAAACTTCAACATGAGCTCGAATCAATTGGCTGTTGATGATTTTATGACTTCTGGCGAACCTGCAAAAACAGAGACTAAAACTCCGGCAAAACCAGCTGAAGCAATGAAGATTCCTGCTTTTTTAAATTGTACTTTAAATGCAAAAGCTACAACTGTTTTATACGACAATTTAAAACTAAAAGATGTTTCTGGAAAGTTACTTATCAAAGATGAAAAAGCAACTTTAGAAAACTTTAAAACTTCTATTTTTGGCGGAACAATTGGTCTTAATGGTGCTGTTTCTACAAAAGAAAAGGTTCCAACTTTTGATATGAATTTAGGATTTAATCAAGTTGATATTGCACAGACTTTTACGCAATTGGACATGATGAAAAAAATTGCCCCAATAGCTGGAATTATTAATGGAAAATTAAATTCGACTATTAAACTGAATGGAAATTTAGATGCGAAAGAATTAACGCCAGATTTAAAATCGATTTCAGGAGACTTAATCGGTCAATTGCTTTCGACTACCGTAAATGCTAAAAACTCAACTTTACTTAATGCCTTAAGTTCAAATGTTAAGTTTATTGATTTAAACAAAGTTAATTTAAATGATATTAAAGCAGCTCTGACTTTTGAAAACGGAAGAGTAAACGTAAAACCATTTGATATTAAATATCAAGATATTAAAGCTACAGTTGGAGGAACTCACGGTTTTGACCAAACTATGAATTACACCATTAAGTTTGATGTTCCTGCTAAATATTTAGGAACAGAAGCCAACAATTTAATTGCAAAATTGTCTCCTGCAGATGCCGCAAAACTGGATAATATTCCAATTAATGCTTCTTTGACTGGAAACTTTTCGAATCCTAAAATCAGTACAGATATGAAAACTGCCGTAAGTAGTTTGACTACCCAACTGGTTAATCAGCAGAAAGATAAATTGACTCAAAAAGGAACTTCGGCTCTTACTGATTTAATCAACAAAAACACAAAAGCTAAAGATACAACGCAGGCTGCAAAAACAGAAAAAGAACAGAAAACACAAGAGGTTACCAAAAA
- the folK gene encoding 2-amino-4-hydroxy-6-hydroxymethyldihydropteridine diphosphokinase, translated as MKLQHQVVLSIGSNQGSRLENIQKCIDLIHQKVGTVIQVSKLYETPAWGFESDAFYNCALLLHTNSSAQKILNQVLKVEKELGRIRLNQKGYQSRIIDVDLIVYDNEIIDSEKLKIPHPLMQNRNFVLLPMQDLKLNWKHPILQKTITELIAVTPDESVCTIVQDLKNPLDEIPLNQFNYISFEGNIGAGKTTLVHKIAEDFNAKTVLERFADNPFLPKFYKDQNRYAFPLEMSFLADRYQQLSDDLAQFDLFKDFIVADYHIFKSLIFAKITLAEDEYRLYRNLFDIIYKEMPKPDLYVYLYQNTERLLQNIKKRGRNYEQNIEASYLDKINNGYLEYIKSQTDLNVLIIDVSDRDFVKKHEDYVFILDEIKKKLR; from the coding sequence ATGAAATTACAGCATCAAGTCGTTTTATCGATAGGCAGCAACCAAGGCAGCAGACTAGAAAACATCCAAAAATGTATTGATTTAATCCATCAAAAAGTAGGTACTGTCATTCAGGTTTCAAAACTTTACGAAACTCCTGCATGGGGTTTTGAGAGTGATGCATTTTATAATTGTGCACTTCTTTTGCATACCAATTCTTCTGCTCAAAAAATACTAAATCAAGTTTTGAAGGTCGAAAAAGAGCTGGGAAGAATTCGCTTGAATCAAAAAGGTTATCAATCCAGAATTATTGATGTTGATTTAATTGTTTATGATAATGAAATTATTGATTCAGAGAAACTAAAAATTCCGCATCCGCTGATGCAAAATAGGAATTTTGTTTTGCTTCCGATGCAGGATTTGAAGCTAAATTGGAAACATCCTATTTTGCAGAAAACTATAACAGAACTAATTGCTGTTACTCCAGACGAAAGTGTTTGTACTATTGTTCAGGATTTGAAAAACCCGCTCGATGAAATTCCTTTAAATCAATTTAATTATATTTCTTTTGAAGGAAATATTGGTGCAGGAAAAACAACTTTGGTGCATAAGATTGCAGAAGATTTTAATGCTAAAACCGTTTTAGAAAGATTCGCAGATAATCCGTTTCTTCCAAAGTTTTACAAAGATCAAAATAGATATGCTTTTCCTTTAGAAATGTCTTTTTTGGCTGATCGTTATCAACAGTTATCAGATGATTTGGCGCAGTTTGATTTGTTCAAAGATTTTATTGTAGCTGATTATCATATTTTTAAATCGCTGATATTTGCTAAAATTACGCTTGCAGAAGATGAATATCGTTTGTACAGAAATTTGTTCGATATCATTTACAAAGAAATGCCGAAACCAGATCTGTACGTTTATTTATATCAGAATACAGAACGTCTGCTTCAAAATATCAAGAAACGCGGCCGTAATTACGAACAGAACATCGAAGCATCCTATTTAGATAAAATCAACAACGGATACTTAGAATACATAAAATCGCAAACCGACTTGAATGTTTTAATAATCGACGTTTCAGATCGTGATTTTGTAAAAAAACACGAAGACTACGTTTTTATCTTAGATGAAATCAAGAAGAAGTTACGCTAA
- a CDS encoding alpha/beta fold hydrolase, translating into MNKIILFLTVLFWSVLNAQNKKEITFKETPAVLKINTNQIFGTLTTPDLTKKYPVALIIAGSGPTDRNGNNAMMKNNSLKMLAEALAKNGIASLRFDKRGIGESKAAGGLSESSLVFENYIDDAKSWINYLKQDKRFSKIVVIGHSEGSLIGMIACAKADKFVSIAGAGDSADKIIKTQIGSRSMKQLNDMTFPIIDSLKNGFTVKKVDPMVVSLFRPSIQPYLISWFKYNPQTEIKKVTIPILILQGDNDIQVTVKDAENLSEANKNAEMVIIDKMNHVLKIIDGDKDANLASYNNETLPISETLVDKIVSFIQK; encoded by the coding sequence ATGAATAAGATAATCCTTTTTTTAACGGTTTTGTTTTGGAGCGTTTTAAATGCGCAGAACAAAAAAGAAATTACTTTTAAAGAAACTCCAGCAGTCTTAAAAATAAATACCAATCAAATTTTTGGTACGCTGACTACGCCAGATCTAACAAAAAAATATCCAGTCGCTTTGATTATTGCAGGATCTGGACCAACAGATCGAAATGGGAACAATGCAATGATGAAGAACAATTCTTTAAAAATGCTTGCAGAGGCGCTGGCTAAAAATGGAATTGCATCTTTAAGATTTGATAAAAGAGGAATTGGCGAAAGCAAAGCAGCCGGCGGATTATCTGAAAGCAGCTTGGTTTTCGAAAATTATATAGACGACGCTAAAAGCTGGATTAATTATTTAAAACAAGATAAACGTTTCTCTAAAATAGTAGTAATTGGGCATAGCGAAGGATCATTAATAGGAATGATTGCGTGCGCCAAAGCAGATAAGTTTGTTTCGATTGCGGGTGCAGGTGATTCTGCAGATAAAATTATCAAAACGCAGATTGGTTCAAGATCTATGAAACAGCTTAACGATATGACTTTTCCTATAATCGACAGTTTAAAAAACGGATTTACAGTAAAAAAAGTTGATCCGATGGTGGTTTCACTTTTCCGACCAAGTATTCAGCCTTATCTCATTTCTTGGTTCAAATACAATCCTCAGACAGAAATAAAGAAAGTTACTATTCCAATTTTAATTCTGCAAGGAGACAATGACATCCAAGTTACTGTGAAAGATGCCGAAAATTTATCTGAAGCCAATAAGAATGCTGAAATGGTTATAATTGACAAAATGAATCACGTTTTAAAAATCATTGACGGCGATAAAGACGCCAATTTAGCGAGTTATAATAATGAAACACTTCCTATATCTGAAACGCTGGTCGATAAGATTGTTTCATTTATTCAGAAATAA
- a CDS encoding RNA methyltransferase: MRKLENSELDRKSIEDFKKSEKTPLILVLDDIRSLHNIGSVFRTADAFLIEKIILCGITATPPNKEIHKTALGATETVAWEHYENVLEVIENLKKENVLTMAIEQVESAIFLQDFTIEKDQKYALVFGNEVYGVAQEAVAICDGCIEIPQLGTKHSLNIAVSAGIVVWDLFQKINWPK; encoded by the coding sequence ATGAGAAAACTCGAAAACAGCGAACTAGACCGTAAATCTATAGAAGATTTTAAGAAATCTGAAAAAACACCTTTAATATTAGTTTTAGATGATATCCGAAGCCTTCACAATATTGGTTCTGTTTTTAGAACGGCAGATGCATTTTTGATTGAAAAGATTATTTTATGCGGTATTACTGCCACTCCTCCAAACAAAGAAATTCATAAAACTGCTCTTGGCGCGACTGAAACTGTAGCATGGGAACATTATGAAAATGTTCTTGAAGTTATTGAAAATTTAAAGAAAGAAAATGTGCTTACAATGGCCATTGAACAGGTTGAAAGTGCGATTTTTCTTCAAGATTTTACAATTGAAAAAGATCAAAAATATGCACTGGTATTTGGTAACGAAGTTTATGGTGTTGCACAGGAAGCTGTTGCAATATGCGATGGATGTATTGAAATCCCTCAGCTTGGTACCAAACACTCACTAAATATAGCAGTTAGCGCTGGAATAGTAGTTTGGGATTTGTTTCAAAAAATAAATTGGCCGAAATAG
- a CDS encoding T9SS type B sorting domain-containing protein: MKNIKLLTILVLFSVLSFNFSIANENTKTFNKKNTLTSKHSINPKIKKHKKDNFVIDPPKLIAEGDQLYCPQTTINIVTDFTINHDPAENGTQVLYIQISSGYSSGLDRLELANPASHPNIITSWDTTSGKLQLSGLTSSTIIPYADFVAAVKDVVFTNSSATASGTRTFSITIGQANYLPSTEHYYLFIPNVGVTWTNARDLAAASTYYGLQGYLATVLSADEAKLIGEQASGTGWIGGSDAETEGVWKWVTGPEAGTIFWNGNANGSTPNFAFWNTREPNQQGDEDYAHITQPGVGIRGSWNDLSNTGSLTPGDNYQPKGYVVEYGGMPGEAPLEIAASTKITIPVATPAANPGPVCDSGTFTFTATASSGATIGWYDAATGGNLLGTGTSYTTPSISTTTTYYVDAGCESNRKSVTATVNATPATPIAEQNTYTNCGPGSVTIKATSNIGSINWFTASTGGNSVFSGNNFVTPVISSNTTYYAESSNNGCINSTRIPVDIVIYAPPAVTDETLPLCQLQTITLDAGISGMNYQWSNGATTQTTTINSGGTYTVDVTSPAPENCTSRKTIVVEEHKVPQIDRIDVEGTRAIIYPVKAENYFEYSLDGINYQDSTIFYNVPGGLQTAYAREKSGCGQVTKQFVVLVFPPFFTPNNDTFNDVWEVTGMENYPQAEVTIFDRYGKLVAQLSRSKMGWDGNLNQIPLPASDYWYALKIDDTKPILRGHFTLKR; this comes from the coding sequence ATGAAAAATATCAAATTACTAACCATTCTTGTTTTATTTTCCGTTTTAAGTTTTAATTTTTCCATTGCAAATGAAAATACAAAAACTTTTAACAAAAAGAATACACTTACTTCAAAACATTCTATAAATCCCAAAATAAAGAAGCATAAGAAAGACAATTTCGTAATTGATCCTCCTAAACTTATTGCAGAAGGAGATCAATTATACTGTCCACAAACTACAATTAATATTGTTACCGATTTTACCATCAATCATGATCCAGCAGAAAACGGAACACAGGTACTTTATATACAGATTTCATCAGGATATTCCAGCGGACTTGATCGCTTAGAATTAGCTAATCCTGCATCACATCCAAATATTATAACGAGCTGGGACACAACTTCAGGAAAATTACAATTATCTGGATTAACCTCTTCCACTATAATTCCGTATGCTGATTTTGTTGCTGCAGTAAAAGATGTTGTATTCACCAATTCGTCTGCAACGGCATCTGGAACAAGAACTTTTTCTATTACAATCGGTCAAGCTAATTATCTTCCTTCTACAGAACATTACTATTTATTTATTCCAAATGTAGGCGTTACATGGACAAACGCAAGAGATTTAGCCGCTGCCAGTACATATTACGGTCTTCAAGGATATTTAGCTACAGTTTTATCTGCCGATGAGGCTAAATTAATTGGCGAACAGGCTTCTGGAACTGGATGGATTGGCGGAAGCGATGCGGAAACAGAAGGTGTCTGGAAATGGGTTACCGGCCCTGAAGCTGGAACTATTTTTTGGAACGGAAATGCAAACGGTTCGACTCCAAATTTTGCTTTCTGGAATACGAGAGAACCTAATCAGCAGGGAGATGAAGATTATGCACATATTACACAGCCAGGAGTTGGAATAAGAGGCTCTTGGAACGATTTATCAAACACAGGATCATTGACTCCCGGCGATAATTATCAGCCAAAAGGATATGTTGTAGAATACGGCGGAATGCCAGGCGAAGCTCCACTGGAAATTGCAGCAAGTACAAAAATTACAATTCCCGTTGCAACGCCAGCAGCAAATCCGGGTCCAGTTTGTGATTCGGGAACTTTTACATTTACTGCAACGGCATCAAGTGGAGCGACTATTGGATGGTATGATGCCGCTACGGGAGGAAATTTATTAGGAACCGGAACTTCTTACACCACTCCCTCAATAAGTACAACTACAACTTATTATGTTGATGCGGGCTGCGAATCGAATAGAAAATCTGTAACTGCTACAGTAAATGCCACTCCAGCAACCCCAATTGCCGAACAAAATACATATACTAATTGCGGACCTGGATCTGTAACTATTAAAGCAACTTCAAATATTGGAAGCATCAACTGGTTTACAGCTTCTACAGGAGGAAATAGTGTTTTTTCGGGAAATAATTTCGTAACTCCTGTAATTTCTTCCAACACGACTTATTATGCTGAGTCTTCTAATAACGGCTGTATTAACTCCACCCGAATTCCTGTAGACATTGTAATTTATGCACCGCCTGCAGTAACTGATGAAACTTTACCTCTGTGCCAGCTTCAAACTATAACACTAGACGCGGGGATTTCTGGAATGAATTATCAATGGTCAAATGGAGCAACAACTCAAACTACTACCATTAATTCTGGAGGAACTTATACTGTTGATGTTACTAGTCCAGCTCCTGAGAATTGCACAAGCAGAAAAACTATAGTGGTTGAAGAGCATAAAGTTCCACAAATTGATCGTATCGATGTTGAAGGAACAAGAGCGATTATCTATCCTGTTAAAGCCGAAAATTATTTTGAATATTCTCTGGATGGAATTAATTATCAAGATTCCACCATTTTTTATAATGTTCCTGGCGGGCTTCAAACGGCTTATGCGCGAGAAAAGAGCGGATGCGGACAAGTTACCAAACAATTTGTAGTTCTTGTTTTTCCTCCATTTTTCACTCCAAACAACGACACTTTCAATGATGTATGGGAGGTAACTGGAATGGAAAATTATCCGCAGGCAGAAGTCACTATTTTTGACCGATACGGAAAATTAGTTGCACAATTAAGCAGATCAAAAATGGGCTGGGACGGCAATTTAAACCAAATTCCGCTTCCTGCTTCTGATTATTGGTACGCTTTAAAAATTGATGATACTAAGCCGATTTTAAGAGGGCATTTTACTTTAAAAAGATGA